The Chryseobacterium nakagawai genome has a segment encoding these proteins:
- a CDS encoding GH92 family glycosyl hydrolase, with protein MKFIFSTCFLLLQALVFGQNISPVDYVNPLMGTQSKPSLSNGNTYPAVGLPWGMNLWTAQTGKMGDGWAYTYDADKIKGFKQTHQPSPWMNDYGAFSIMPGVGKLKFKEDDRASWFSHKAEVATPYFYSVYLADINVTTEFTPTERASFFKFDFPKTDSAYIVIDALNKGSYIKIVPKERKILGYTTRYSTGKYENFKNYFVIQFDKDFELTKTWKDDNLVNDKLEITSDHTGAIVGFKLKNKETVYAKVASSFISFEQAELNLKREIGNRNFDQVKTDAKNIWNTTLGRIEVKGGTDQQMRTFYSSLYRTLFFPQKLYEIDAQNKIKHWSPYNGKITDGRMFAGTGFWDTFRALYPFLNLVYPSINVEMQEGLANAYKEGGFLPEWSSPGYSDIMIGNNSASVVADAYIKGLRGFDVETLWQAVKHGANNEGPMKAVGRAGVKYYNELGYVPYDVKINENAARTLEYAYDDFAIYQLGKALGKPASEIDIYKKRAYNYKNLFDKETGLMRGKNKDGNFQKPFNPFKWGDAFTEGNSWHYTWSVFQDINGLSELMGGKKKFEAKLDEVFSLPPVFDDSYYGGVIHEIREMQIMNMGQYAHGNQPIQHMIYLYNYAGAPYKTQYWTRQVMNKLYQATPDGYCGDEDNGQTSAWYIFSALGFYPVTPATDQYVLGAPLFKEATIHLENGKKIEIKAPENNAENLYVKLLNVNQQPYSKNWLSHKELIKGAVLDFKMDSKPNTDRGTQEKDFPYSMSKEESGK; from the coding sequence ATGAAGTTTATTTTTTCTACTTGCTTTCTTTTATTACAGGCCCTAGTGTTTGGTCAGAATATATCTCCTGTAGATTATGTGAATCCATTGATGGGAACTCAATCCAAACCCTCATTATCCAACGGAAATACCTATCCGGCAGTTGGGCTTCCATGGGGGATGAATCTCTGGACGGCACAAACCGGAAAGATGGGTGACGGATGGGCCTACACTTACGATGCCGATAAAATAAAAGGATTCAAACAAACCCATCAACCCTCTCCCTGGATGAATGATTATGGCGCATTTTCCATCATGCCGGGAGTAGGAAAATTAAAATTTAAAGAAGACGACAGAGCAAGTTGGTTCAGTCATAAAGCTGAGGTTGCAACCCCTTATTTCTATAGTGTTTATTTAGCAGATATCAATGTAACTACAGAATTTACCCCTACGGAAAGAGCTTCTTTTTTCAAATTTGATTTCCCGAAAACAGATAGTGCGTATATAGTTATTGATGCCCTGAATAAAGGTTCATACATCAAAATAGTACCCAAAGAAAGAAAAATTCTGGGGTATACTACCCGATATTCCACAGGGAAATATGAAAATTTTAAAAACTATTTTGTCATCCAGTTCGATAAAGACTTTGAACTGACAAAAACATGGAAAGATGATAACTTGGTGAATGATAAGTTGGAGATTACCAGCGATCATACCGGAGCAATAGTTGGCTTTAAACTGAAAAATAAAGAAACCGTTTATGCAAAAGTTGCCTCTTCATTCATTAGTTTTGAGCAGGCTGAGCTTAATCTTAAAAGAGAAATCGGGAACAGAAATTTTGATCAGGTAAAGACCGATGCTAAAAATATCTGGAATACAACTTTAGGAAGAATAGAAGTAAAAGGAGGAACAGATCAACAGATGAGAACCTTTTATTCCTCATTATACAGAACTTTATTCTTTCCTCAAAAATTATACGAGATCGATGCTCAGAATAAAATAAAGCACTGGAGTCCTTACAACGGAAAAATTACAGACGGGAGAATGTTTGCAGGAACAGGATTCTGGGACACTTTCCGCGCTTTATATCCTTTTCTGAATCTGGTATATCCAAGCATCAATGTAGAAATGCAGGAAGGATTAGCCAATGCTTATAAAGAAGGAGGATTTTTACCAGAGTGGAGCAGTCCGGGATATTCTGATATTATGATCGGAAACAATTCCGCTTCCGTAGTAGCAGATGCGTATATCAAAGGACTTCGCGGCTTTGATGTGGAAACCCTTTGGCAGGCAGTAAAACATGGTGCCAACAATGAAGGTCCGATGAAAGCAGTAGGACGTGCAGGAGTAAAATATTACAATGAATTAGGTTATGTTCCTTATGATGTAAAAATTAATGAGAATGCAGCCAGAACATTAGAATACGCTTATGATGATTTTGCAATCTATCAATTAGGAAAGGCATTAGGAAAACCTGCCTCAGAAATTGATATTTACAAAAAAAGAGCGTATAATTACAAAAATCTGTTTGATAAGGAAACAGGATTGATGCGTGGTAAAAATAAAGACGGTAATTTTCAGAAACCTTTCAATCCTTTTAAATGGGGAGATGCTTTTACAGAAGGCAATAGCTGGCATTATACCTGGTCGGTTTTCCAGGATATCAATGGTCTTTCAGAACTAATGGGCGGTAAAAAGAAATTTGAAGCCAAGTTGGATGAGGTATTTTCTTTACCACCGGTTTTTGATGACAGCTATTATGGTGGAGTGATCCATGAGATCAGAGAAATGCAGATTATGAATATGGGGCAGTATGCTCACGGAAATCAGCCTATTCAGCACATGATCTATCTGTACAATTATGCCGGAGCACCTTATAAAACTCAATATTGGACGAGGCAGGTAATGAACAAATTGTATCAGGCTACTCCGGATGGTTATTGTGGAGACGAAGATAATGGGCAGACTTCCGCATGGTATATTTTCTCAGCATTAGGTTTTTATCCGGTAACACCGGCTACAGATCAATATGTGTTGGGCGCACCATTGTTTAAAGAAGCAACCATTCACCTGGAAAATGGCAAGAAAATTGAAATAAAAGCACCGGAAAATAATGCTGAAAATTTATATGTAAAATTATTGAACGTAAATCAGCAGCCTTATTCCAAAAATTGGTTAAGTCATAAAGAATTAATCAAAGGAGCGGTTTTAGACTTTAAAATGGATAGTAAACCGAATACTGACAGAGGAACGCAGGAAAAAGATTTCCCCTATTCAATGTCAAAAGAAGAGTCAGGTAAATAA
- a CDS encoding sensor histidine kinase: MNNKFIPIISVFMTISLIVFVTLQFYWLKGYYGVLEQDFSNKVYSVLESTSKTIEEIEADKYLTKDNRSTILANSKNPSLTTIQQVEDSGTQRQIIYSKNIISNAQLPISKKGDSVKLTTLYTDEAAYKIKRDTTNREILTSDINQDIETGDYAVKEFVKVYGNNLPIAQRVSPATLDSVITKELKIRGITAKFGYGIIDKDNKLTTIANKAYKEKKDSNTYSYPLFTDKKYNTLYNLALVFPKKEYALAMNNWPMLLGTFLSLLTILGIYIISINYMMRQKKLAEVKTDFINNMSHEFKTPLATISVATDSLANDKIATNPDKVKYYSELIKQENLRMKKQVENVLNMSKLERNEVELFLRETNVRELIKRTTESFNLIVQQRNGTLTQEFNATHYNFKIDEFHISNMLVNLLDNANKYSPEAPEIHVETKNEGHWYVIEISDKGMGMETQNKTKIFEKFFREETGNIHNVKGQGLGLSYVKKIVELHKGQIIVESNKGAGSTFTIKLPMG, translated from the coding sequence ATGAATAATAAATTCATCCCAATAATTTCGGTGTTTATGACGATCTCACTGATTGTCTTTGTTACGCTCCAATTTTATTGGCTGAAAGGCTATTACGGTGTACTGGAACAGGACTTTTCCAATAAAGTTTATTCTGTTTTAGAAAGTACATCAAAAACAATTGAAGAAATTGAAGCCGATAAATATCTTACCAAGGATAACAGAAGTACAATCCTTGCCAACAGTAAGAACCCCTCACTTACTACTATTCAACAGGTAGAGGATTCCGGGACTCAGAGACAAATTATCTATTCCAAAAATATTATTTCCAATGCACAGCTTCCTATTTCTAAAAAAGGAGACTCTGTAAAGCTGACAACTTTATATACTGATGAAGCCGCTTATAAAATAAAAAGAGATACCACCAACCGCGAAATTCTTACCTCGGATATCAATCAGGATATTGAAACCGGGGATTATGCCGTAAAAGAGTTTGTAAAGGTATATGGAAACAATTTACCTATTGCACAAAGGGTAAGCCCGGCCACTCTTGACTCAGTGATCACAAAAGAATTGAAAATCCGAGGGATTACAGCAAAGTTCGGGTATGGAATTATTGATAAAGACAATAAACTTACCACCATTGCCAATAAGGCTTACAAAGAAAAAAAAGACAGCAATACCTATAGCTATCCTCTTTTCACAGATAAAAAATACAATACTTTATACAATCTTGCTTTAGTATTCCCTAAAAAGGAATATGCTTTGGCAATGAACAACTGGCCGATGCTCTTGGGAACTTTCCTTTCATTGCTTACGATTCTTGGAATTTATATCATTTCTATTAATTATATGATGAGACAGAAAAAACTTGCTGAAGTGAAAACAGATTTCATCAATAATATGTCTCATGAATTCAAGACACCGCTCGCAACTATTTCCGTCGCAACGGATTCATTAGCGAATGACAAAATTGCTACTAATCCGGATAAAGTAAAATACTATTCGGAATTGATTAAGCAGGAAAATCTGAGAATGAAAAAGCAGGTGGAAAATGTCCTGAATATGTCTAAGCTTGAAAGAAATGAAGTAGAACTATTCCTAAGGGAAACCAATGTTAGGGAATTAATTAAAAGGACAACAGAATCCTTCAATCTGATTGTACAGCAAAGAAACGGTACTCTGACTCAAGAATTCAATGCCACTCATTATAATTTTAAAATTGATGAGTTTCACATCTCGAATATGCTGGTGAATCTACTGGATAATGCGAACAAGTATTCTCCCGAAGCGCCGGAAATTCATGTAGAAACTAAAAATGAAGGCCATTGGTATGTTATTGAGATCTCAGATAAAGGAATGGGAATGGAAACCCAGAATAAAACAAAAATTTTCGAGAAATTCTTCAGGGAAGAAACCGGAAATATTCACAATGTAAAGGGACAGGGATTAGGCCTTTCCTATGTAAAAAAGATTGTAGAACTGCACAAAGGGCAGATTATCGTAGAATCTAACAAAGGAGCTGGAAGTACGTTTACGATAAAACTTCCAATGGGATAA
- a CDS encoding polyadenylate binding domain-containing protein, producing the protein MKNTFLGLISVSILAVSCKKDEKATYLKEEDGSQQSSVAINNTPKVSLMDQAGVQSNPATVDLANAPGMNPAHGQPGHRCDIPVGQPLNSQPAAAPASQNISVGANNAIQIDPSSASPAKITMNSNAKPGKTAPGMNPPHGQPGHRCDIPVGQPLSSKPAPTQQTIQNNIQVTPTPTPAQVASQNLAMGEKPKVNPAHGEPWHSCSLKVGDPLP; encoded by the coding sequence ATGAAGAATACGTTTTTAGGTTTGATCTCTGTATCAATATTAGCTGTCTCTTGTAAGAAAGATGAAAAGGCAACTTATTTAAAAGAAGAAGATGGTTCTCAGCAATCTTCTGTCGCTATCAATAATACCCCAAAGGTTTCATTAATGGATCAGGCGGGAGTTCAATCCAATCCGGCAACGGTTGATCTGGCTAATGCTCCAGGAATGAATCCTGCGCACGGACAACCGGGACACCGATGTGATATTCCTGTTGGACAACCTTTAAATAGCCAGCCTGCAGCTGCTCCTGCTTCACAAAACATCAGCGTAGGTGCTAACAATGCCATTCAAATTGACCCTAGCTCAGCATCTCCAGCGAAAATAACTATGAACAGCAATGCTAAACCTGGGAAAACGGCTCCGGGAATGAACCCACCACACGGGCAACCGGGACACCGATGTGATATTCCTGTTGGACAGCCTTTGAGCAGTAAACCGGCTCCAACCCAACAAACGATTCAAAATAATATTCAGGTTACCCCTACTCCAACCCCTGCCCAGGTGGCTTCACAAAATCTGGCCATGGGAGAAAAACCAAAAGTAAACCCTGCACATGGGGAACCTTGGCACAGCTGTTCGCTAAAAGTTGGTGATCCTTTGCCATAA
- a CDS encoding S9 family peptidase, with protein MKAPQAKKIEKILETHGDRRADHYFWLNERENPEVIQYLEEENAYEEFIMKDTEELQEELFEEMKARYKKDDESLPYFFNGYWYIVRYEEGKEYPIFCRKHESMDNEEEIILDVNILAEGEDFFEVGSVAVSPNNEMTSFSSDNVGRRIYTLNFKNLKTGEILPDKIFNTTGKAVWANDNQHVFYIRKDKSLRAFQVYRHKLGTDSSEDALIFHEKDDTFDVNVFKTKSLQYIFIASSSTISDEHHFIPADNVFAEWKVIQPRIDDLEYSVEHYEDEFYIITNADDATNFKIVKTKIDHCSMENWVDVIPHRAEVLLEGFEIFKDYLVLEEREKGLLQIKIIDEKTKESYYLPFSDPTYTAYIGINLEFDTEVLRYGYTSLTQPGSTYEYNMKDKTTKLLKQQEVLGGKFFPENYISERIWADSRDGETKIPISLVYHKDTKKTADTPLLLYGYGSYGHTVDASFSNVRLSILDRGFIYAIAHIRGGEYLGREWYEDGKMLFKKNTFFDFIDAGKYLIKENYTSSKHLYAMGGSAGGLLVGAVVNYEPQLFNGIVAQVPFVDVVTTMLDDTIPLTTGEYDEWGNPNDKEYYHYMKEYSPYDNVEAKDYPNILITTGFHDSQVQYWEPAKWTAKLRELKTDNNILVFKTDMSSGHGGASGRFESLKEDALEYAFLLKIDNKE; from the coding sequence ATGAAAGCTCCACAGGCAAAAAAAATAGAAAAAATACTAGAAACCCACGGCGACAGAAGAGCAGACCATTACTTCTGGCTTAATGAAAGGGAAAACCCGGAAGTCATTCAATATCTTGAAGAAGAAAATGCTTACGAAGAATTCATCATGAAAGACACCGAAGAACTTCAGGAAGAACTCTTCGAAGAGATGAAAGCCCGTTATAAAAAGGATGACGAATCACTACCATATTTCTTCAACGGATACTGGTATATTGTACGCTATGAAGAAGGCAAAGAATATCCTATTTTCTGTAGAAAGCATGAAAGCATGGATAACGAAGAGGAAATTATACTTGACGTAAATATTTTAGCGGAAGGTGAAGATTTCTTTGAAGTGGGAAGTGTTGCGGTAAGCCCTAATAACGAAATGACTTCTTTTTCTTCAGATAATGTAGGAAGAAGAATTTATACTTTAAACTTCAAAAACTTAAAGACCGGTGAAATTCTTCCGGATAAAATATTCAACACGACAGGAAAAGCAGTTTGGGCGAATGACAATCAACATGTTTTCTATATCAGAAAAGACAAAAGTCTTCGTGCATTTCAGGTTTACAGACATAAACTAGGAACAGATTCTTCTGAAGATGCCCTTATCTTCCATGAGAAGGATGATACTTTTGATGTAAACGTATTTAAAACAAAATCCTTACAATATATTTTTATTGCAAGTTCAAGCACGATTTCTGATGAGCATCATTTTATTCCTGCAGACAATGTTTTTGCAGAATGGAAAGTTATCCAGCCAAGAATAGATGATCTAGAATATTCTGTAGAACATTATGAAGACGAATTCTACATTATTACAAATGCTGATGATGCCACGAATTTCAAAATTGTAAAAACAAAGATTGACCACTGCAGTATGGAAAACTGGGTAGACGTTATCCCACACCGTGCTGAAGTATTACTAGAAGGATTTGAAATTTTCAAAGACTATCTGGTTCTGGAAGAAAGAGAAAAAGGGCTTCTTCAAATCAAAATTATTGATGAAAAAACCAAAGAGTCCTATTATCTCCCATTCTCTGATCCAACTTATACTGCTTATATAGGAATCAACCTTGAATTTGATACAGAGGTGTTACGTTATGGTTACACTTCCCTTACTCAGCCTGGTTCTACCTATGAGTATAACATGAAAGATAAAACCACAAAACTTCTGAAACAACAAGAGGTTTTAGGTGGAAAATTCTTCCCGGAAAATTATATATCCGAAAGAATCTGGGCAGATTCCAGAGATGGAGAAACAAAAATCCCCATTTCTCTGGTGTATCATAAGGACACCAAAAAAACAGCAGACACTCCCCTTCTACTTTATGGATATGGAAGTTATGGACACACTGTAGACGCCAGTTTCTCCAATGTAAGACTTTCTATTCTTGATCGTGGTTTTATTTATGCTATTGCTCACATCCGTGGTGGTGAATACCTGGGAAGAGAATGGTATGAGGATGGAAAAATGCTATTCAAGAAAAATACTTTCTTCGATTTCATTGATGCAGGAAAATATCTGATAAAGGAAAACTATACTTCATCCAAGCATTTATATGCAATGGGTGGAAGTGCAGGCGGACTTTTGGTGGGAGCCGTTGTCAATTATGAACCACAATTATTCAATGGAATTGTTGCACAGGTTCCGTTTGTAGATGTTGTGACTACAATGCTGGATGATACAATCCCATTAACGACCGGAGAATATGATGAATGGGGAAATCCAAATGACAAAGAATATTATCATTATATGAAAGAGTATTCTCCTTATGATAATGTAGAAGCTAAAGACTATCCAAATATCCTTATCACAACAGGATTCCATGATTCCCAGGTACAGTATTGGGAGCCTGCTAAATGGACAGCCAAACTTAGGGAATTAAAGACAGACAACAATATTCTGGTTTTTAAAACAGATATGAGTTCAGGACACGGAGGTGCCAGTGGAAGATTTGAATCTCTGAAAGAAGATGCATTAGAATATGCATTCTTATTAAAGATTGATAATAAAGAATAA
- a CDS encoding cupin domain-containing protein, translating to MSTEKKEIFDRVAKTLETQGFTIASKDETRPWGGFFVIDETQAQDFANQYFDGIDVENLRIGGKLSPKILIVAPEARLSWQYHHRRAEIWQVVEGTVGIKRSPTDEEGEIGEYRPKDQVKLQQGERHRLIGLSGWGIVAEIWQHTDASNPSDEDDIVRVQDDFGR from the coding sequence ATGAGCACGGAAAAAAAAGAAATATTCGATAGAGTTGCAAAAACTTTGGAAACTCAGGGTTTTACAATTGCTTCAAAAGATGAAACCAGACCATGGGGAGGTTTTTTTGTAATAGATGAAACACAGGCACAGGATTTTGCCAACCAATACTTTGATGGAATTGATGTGGAGAACTTAAGAATAGGCGGGAAGCTAAGTCCAAAAATTCTTATTGTAGCTCCAGAAGCAAGATTAAGCTGGCAGTATCACCACAGAAGAGCAGAGATCTGGCAGGTTGTAGAAGGAACGGTAGGAATCAAAAGAAGTCCTACAGATGAAGAAGGAGAAATTGGAGAATACCGTCCGAAAGATCAGGTCAAACTTCAACAGGGAGAAAGACACAGATTGATAGGGCTTTCAGGCTGGGGAATTGTAGCCGAAATCTGGCAGCATACTGATGCATCCAACCCTTCAGACGAAGATGATATCGTAAGAGTACAGGATGACTTTGGAAGATAA
- a CDS encoding response regulator transcription factor: MSNRILLVEDDQSFGAVLKDYLTINNFEVTLATDGEQGLKEFTENEFDICIFDVMMPKKDGFSLAEDVKKIDKNTPIIFLTARNMREDILKGYQLGADDYITKPFDTELLLYKIKAILQRSSTLENEEQEQFKISNIFFDSMLRQLKVGDKEYKLSPKENELLKLLCIHRNDFMPRDLALRKIWKKENYFTARSMDVYIAKLRKLLKDDEGLEIINVHGEGFRLLVKN, encoded by the coding sequence ATGAGCAACAGAATATTATTAGTAGAGGACGATCAGAGTTTCGGGGCGGTGCTTAAAGATTATTTAACAATCAATAATTTTGAAGTAACCCTTGCTACTGATGGAGAACAGGGATTGAAAGAATTTACGGAAAATGAATTCGACATCTGTATATTTGACGTCATGATGCCTAAGAAAGATGGGTTTTCATTGGCTGAAGATGTAAAAAAGATTGATAAAAATACACCGATCATATTCCTTACAGCAAGAAATATGAGAGAAGATATCCTTAAAGGGTACCAACTGGGAGCTGATGATTACATCACGAAACCATTTGATACGGAACTTCTTTTATACAAGATCAAAGCAATTCTTCAAAGAAGCTCTACCCTGGAAAATGAGGAACAGGAGCAATTCAAGATTAGCAATATCTTTTTCGATTCTATGCTGAGACAGCTGAAGGTAGGTGATAAGGAATATAAGCTTTCTCCAAAAGAAAACGAATTATTGAAACTTCTTTGCATCCACAGAAACGATTTCATGCCAAGAGACCTTGCTCTTAGAAAGATCTGGAAAAAGGAAAATTACTTTACAGCAAGAAGTATGGACGTGTATATTGCCAAGCTTCGTAAATTATTGAAAGATGACGAAGGATTAGAAATTATCAACGTTCACGGTGAAGGATTTAGACTTCTTGTAAAAAATTAA
- a CDS encoding SRPBCC family protein, whose translation MESNIIFNKDFDSKSVYVMNIYNTDVSKVWNYFTQSELLDQWWGPRPWKCETVKQDFKENGIWLYAMVGPNGEKGYSQSQYGEIIEHRSFDWTSAFCNENGEVNEEAPRSKWLIGFTGVEEGTKVTVNIHYQSEEVMKKMLDMGFEEGFKMGLSQLKEIIG comes from the coding sequence ATGGAATCTAATATCATTTTCAACAAAGATTTTGACTCGAAAAGCGTGTATGTAATGAATATTTACAACACTGATGTTTCGAAAGTGTGGAATTATTTTACCCAATCCGAATTATTGGATCAGTGGTGGGGTCCCAGACCCTGGAAGTGCGAAACAGTAAAACAGGATTTTAAAGAAAACGGGATCTGGCTGTATGCAATGGTAGGTCCGAATGGTGAAAAAGGATATTCTCAATCCCAATACGGGGAGATTATAGAACATAGAAGTTTTGATTGGACAAGTGCTTTCTGTAATGAAAACGGAGAAGTGAACGAAGAAGCCCCAAGATCAAAATGGCTGATTGGTTTTACAGGAGTAGAAGAAGGAACAAAAGTAACGGTAAATATTCACTATCAGTCCGAAGAAGTCATGAAAAAAATGCTGGATATGGGATTTGAAGAAGGTTTTAAAATGGGATTGAGTCAACTAAAGGAAATCATTGGGTGA
- a CDS encoding TonB-dependent receptor domain-containing protein — translation MKLYISRLILGTLFLFTPFISAQNLQKNQFKVKGNCEMCKTRIEGAAKKAGAKTAVYSIDLQTLTLETDKVSTDEVLKKVAEAGHDNEKFKASDDVYKNLPGCCLYERDLQPTQATTEHHEHHPAVKKENEFYVRGNCASCKARIEKAAQRAGADSAEWSAEKQTVALHFDAAKTSSDKILKAIADVGHDNEKYKALDTTYNGLPGCCLYDRDFTFGEPNPKVHYEEEAKHEDHNNHSASSDNDSHSKHEKSIDGVVVTGSKAATSLNKKEAGLVFNIDKKELLKAACCNLSESFETNATVDVSFSNAVIGTKQLKMLGLDQKYTSLTKEQLPEIRGLASAYGLNFIPGRWIESIQLTKGGSTVTNGYESITGQINTELLKNAKTPETSLNLFSDFNGRAEANITSVSPINDKWSQTFLLHGNGTFGNTDMNHDGFLDRPKGTQINAAYLLNYNDLEKSGFGSHFGINFIRDERTAGQTAFDKKLAQDKQPAYGVGIDISRFQVWNKTGYVFKGRPYQSIGWMNQYVYHQQDSFFGLRNYAGKQHTYYSNLIFESILGNTNHKYKAGASFLYDGYGETYLTDNIKRNEIVPGIFAEYTLTGLKYTLVAGTRVDFHNLAGTQFTPRVNFKYDFTPQTILRLSAGRGFRTANVFAESQQYFASNRVINIMPNGGNIYGLKPEIAWNYGASLQQEFKLFGRKSTIIADFFRTDFQDQVLVDLDRSPQQLTFYNLEGKSFANSFQTQWDFTPFKNFDVRLAYKYYDVQADYIDGRREVPFMAKHRGFVNLAYATNKNDKGGFWSFDTTLNWVGKQRLPNMAGNPAEFQLPTYSNSYAVLNAQISKNFNKKLRAYVGGENFTSYYQKNAIIDFKNPFGNYFDGGMVYAPIMKANFYVGLDVTF, via the coding sequence ATGAAATTATATATTTCCAGGTTGATACTTGGTACATTATTCTTATTTACACCATTTATATCCGCTCAAAACCTTCAGAAAAACCAGTTCAAAGTAAAAGGGAACTGCGAAATGTGCAAAACAAGAATTGAAGGAGCCGCTAAAAAGGCAGGCGCAAAAACGGCTGTTTATTCTATTGATCTTCAAACATTGACTTTAGAAACGGATAAGGTTTCCACAGATGAAGTTCTAAAAAAAGTAGCGGAAGCAGGTCATGATAATGAAAAATTTAAAGCTTCTGATGATGTTTACAAAAACCTGCCGGGATGTTGTCTATACGAAAGAGATTTACAGCCTACTCAAGCTACAACTGAGCATCATGAGCATCATCCTGCAGTCAAAAAAGAAAATGAATTTTACGTAAGAGGAAACTGTGCTTCATGCAAAGCAAGAATTGAAAAAGCAGCTCAGAGAGCAGGAGCAGATTCCGCGGAATGGAGTGCAGAAAAACAAACGGTTGCTTTACATTTTGATGCTGCAAAAACCTCATCGGATAAAATTTTAAAAGCGATTGCTGATGTTGGCCATGATAACGAAAAATACAAGGCCTTAGACACTACTTACAATGGGCTTCCGGGATGCTGTCTGTATGACAGGGATTTTACTTTTGGAGAACCTAACCCAAAAGTTCATTATGAAGAAGAAGCTAAACATGAAGATCATAATAATCATTCGGCTTCCTCTGATAATGATTCTCACAGCAAACACGAGAAGAGTATTGATGGTGTTGTAGTAACAGGTTCTAAAGCAGCGACTTCTTTAAACAAGAAAGAAGCAGGCTTGGTCTTTAATATTGATAAAAAAGAACTATTAAAAGCGGCATGTTGTAATTTATCTGAAAGCTTTGAGACGAATGCCACAGTAGATGTATCTTTCAGCAATGCGGTAATAGGAACAAAACAGCTGAAAATGCTGGGGCTGGATCAAAAATACACAAGCTTAACGAAAGAACAACTTCCCGAGATCAGAGGACTGGCTTCAGCATACGGATTAAATTTTATTCCCGGAAGATGGATTGAAAGCATCCAACTGACGAAAGGAGGAAGTACTGTAACCAACGGTTATGAAAGTATTACAGGACAGATCAACACTGAATTGTTGAAGAATGCCAAGACTCCGGAAACTTCCCTAAACCTGTTTTCTGATTTTAATGGAAGGGCTGAAGCGAATATTACCAGTGTGTCTCCCATTAATGATAAATGGTCACAGACTTTCCTTCTTCATGGAAACGGAACTTTCGGGAATACAGATATGAATCACGATGGCTTCCTGGACAGACCAAAAGGGACTCAGATCAATGCAGCTTATCTTCTTAACTATAACGATCTGGAAAAGTCAGGATTCGGATCTCACTTTGGAATTAATTTTATCCGAGATGAGAGAACTGCAGGACAAACTGCATTTGATAAAAAACTGGCTCAGGATAAACAACCTGCCTATGGTGTGGGGATTGATATTTCAAGATTTCAGGTTTGGAATAAAACAGGGTATGTTTTTAAAGGAAGACCTTATCAGAGTATTGGCTGGATGAACCAATATGTTTATCACCAGCAGGATAGCTTCTTCGGATTGAGAAATTATGCCGGAAAACAGCATACATATTATTCCAATTTAATTTTTGAAAGTATTCTTGGAAACACTAACCATAAATATAAAGCAGGAGCAAGCTTCCTGTATGATGGTTATGGGGAAACTTATTTAACGGATAATATCAAGAGAAATGAAATTGTTCCAGGAATTTTCGCTGAATATACCTTAACAGGATTAAAATATACTTTAGTAGCAGGAACCCGAGTGGATTTCCACAATCTGGCAGGAACTCAGTTTACGCCAAGAGTTAATTTTAAATATGATTTTACTCCACAGACTATTTTAAGACTTTCTGCAGGAAGAGGATTCAGAACAGCGAATGTTTTTGCAGAAAGCCAGCAGTATTTTGCTTCTAACAGAGTGATTAACATCATGCCTAATGGAGGAAATATTTATGGTTTAAAACCTGAGATTGCATGGAACTATGGAGCAAGTTTACAGCAGGAGTTCAAGCTTTTCGGAAGAAAATCCACAATTATTGCTGATTTTTTCAGAACCGATTTCCAGGATCAGGTATTAGTAGATTTAGACAGATCACCTCAGCAGCTTACCTTCTATAACCTTGAAGGAAAATCATTTGCCAATTCATTTCAGACACAGTGGGATTTTACACCTTTCAAAAACTTTGATGTAAGATTAGCTTATAAATATTATGATGTACAGGCAGATTATATTGATGGTAGAAGAGAGGTTCCTTTTATGGCAAAGCACAGAGGGTTTGTTAACCTTGCCTATGCTACGAACAAAAACGATAAAGGTGGATTCTGGAGTTTTGATACCACACTAAACTGGGTAGGAAAACAAAGGCTTCCGAATATGGCTGGTAATCCTGCAGAGTTTCAGTTACCAACCTATTCCAATTCTTATGCTGTACTGAATGCACAGATCTCAAAAAACTTCAACAAGAAGCTTAGAGCTTATGTAGGAGGAGAAAACTTTACTTCATATTACCAAAAAAATGCAATCATCGATTTTAAAAATCCTTTCGGAAATTATTTTGATGGCGGAATGGTATATGCCCCAATTATGAAAGCGAACTTTTATGTGGGACTGGACGTAACGTTTTAA